The genome window CTCCAACAATAACTGCATCAACTCCTTTTTCATGCATTAAAAATGCTGCCATTGAGTCAGTAATTAAAGTAGCAGGAATTTTTTCATATACCAATTCAAAAGCTGTTAAACGTGCTCCCTGATTATAAGGTCTAGTTTCTGTAGCATAAGCATGAGCCAATTTATTTTTTGCAAATAAACTTCTGATGACCCCAAGGGCTGTGCCGTATCCAGCCGTTGCTAAAGATCCTGTGTTACAATGAGTTAAAATTTTTACTGAATTTAAATGCGAAAAACAATCTGCTCCAAAGTTTCCAATAGCTTTATTATCTGCAATATCTTTTGCAAGTAATCCGCTCGCTTGTGCAATAAAAAATTGGGCAAGTTGATCTGAATTTAAAAGGTCAGAATATTTAACATCTGTTTGTTTATTTATCAAAGCTTTCATTTGCTCTGCCATTTTAAATAAATTAACAGCAGTAGGACGACTTGTGCACAAGTAATCTAATTTATCAAAAATAAATTGTTTTAAATTTTGGAGGGACATTTGTTGTTTTAATTGACCAACTTCACATGCTAAACAAAGTGCTGCTGTAATAGCAATTGCCGGTGCTCCACGAACCTTCATTTGTTGGATAGCATTCCAACCTTTTGTAGAATCGCTGCAATCTTCATAGACAAATTGATCTGGTAACAGTAATTGATTTAATATTTCTAATTTCCCATTTGCATACTTTATTGCTTCTAATGAATTTGGCATTTGTTACCTTTCTGCTTTTAGAGTCTTTTATTTCCAATATTTTCCATACAGTAACTCTAACTTTTTCTTTGTTTCTTCAGGAATTAACTTAATATTTGTCATGATAGAATTTTGAGCAGCAGAAAAGATTGGATTTTCTGTTTGTTTTGGGAAGGATCTATGAATTTCCAAAGCAATTTTTTTCGAAGTTTGAACGTTTTTATTTAAGACAGCAATTACGGCCTCTACAGTAACAGGCTCCTCTTCTTCTTTCCAACAATCGTAATCAGTAACAAATGCTAAAGTAGCATAAGGAATTTCTGCTTCTCTGGCCAATATAGCTTCAGGCATAGCTGTCATTCCAATAATTACAGCTTCCTTAGAACGGAAATAATGGCTTTCTGCGCGAGTGCTAAAACGCGGACCTTCAATACAGACCAAAGCCCCCCCAAAATGGGTAGGAATTTTTTCAGTTAAACAAGCTGCATGAATGTATTTTTGCAATTCAGGACAGTAAGGTTCGGCAAAGCTAACGTGTCCAACAACACCGGTTCCAAAAAATGTGCGTTGGCGAAGGCCTGTCGTCTGATCTAAAATTTGGGTAGGGATCACTGCGGTTCCTGGGGCCGTTTTTTCTTGCAGCCCACCCACTGCACTAACGCTAATGATATGCGTTACTCCTAATTTTTTTAAAGCATAAATATTAGCGCGGTAATTTACTTCAGACGGAAGAAAACGATGTCCTCTTCCGTGTCTAGGTAAAAATGCAATTGGGCGTCCATCAATTTCACCCGTAATAATTTTATCAGATGGTTTTCCAAAGGGAGTCTCAATCTCTTTTTCTTGAACATTTTGTATTCCAGGTAAATCATATAAGCCGCTTCCCCCAATAAATGCCAAAAATGTGTTTTTTGTTTCAGTCATGAGAACTCCTAATTAAAAATATGGGTTGAAAGAACTTCTGCAAAGGCGAGATCCATTTCAGTAACACCCCATTTGGGTTGATGCGTACAAATCTCTACAGCCAATTCAGTAAAATTATCAAGTCTAAAATTTGTATGGTGATCAGAAGTTTCTTGCAAGTCACATAAATATTCAAGTGCATTTAAGGCTTGATGATAATTAGAAAATTTAAAATTCGTAAGAATATAGGGGCCACTTGTATTTGATTTTAAATGCCAAGTAATATTTTTATAAAAAGTATTTTGAAGTTTATTATTTAATTGGGCTACCGCTTCTGGTAGATTAGAAATTAAAGCGCGTGAAGATTTTTTAATTTTTTGAATTTCTTCTTTATCTTTAATACAATCTTCAATATGATTTTTAAAAAAATTGTTATCTAAAATTATCTTTTTAATATTTTCATCGCTTCTCAAAGCGTTAAAATAATGGAATGATTTCGTTTCTTTTCCAGGTAAAAATATTTCATTGCGGAACAGTTGAGTTAAATAAAAGTAACAAAAAAATGGTGCAAAGCTTATATCTACAGCATTTAATTGATTTCCACCGAAAAAAACTGAATTTTTTGGTAACAATTTTTCTAGATTTTCATATGCTAAATGAAGTTTTTCTAAAGCTTGGGTAAATTTAACTTTACTTTGGCAGGAAAAAAAACAAGCCATTAAGTATCCTGTTACTTCATTATTTAGTCTTTCAATCAAATATTTATTTAATGCTTTTTCTGTTGAGTCTTTTCCAAATAAAAGAGTTTTAGCTGCAAATGTTTCGTCTAAATATTCCATAATCACTAGACTTTCAGCCAATCCTTGTGTTGAAGAAATTTCAACTGTGGGGACTGTTTTATTAGGATTTAACTGCACAAATTTTTCTGGTGGATTTTTCAAATCAATTTCAAGGAAAGAAACTTCACTCAAAGAAATATTTTTTATTTGTGTTGTTAATTTAACTCGAAAACAGAAGGGGCAAAAGGGAATGGTATAAATATTCATTTCAATCTCCAAAATTATGAACAAGTAATGAAATTAATATGACATTTTCTGGAACAAGGATGGGAAAAAAAATCCCCCACCGAAGCAATGTTAAATCCGATATGTACATAAATCATTTAATAGGACAATGCTATGCTCATAAAAACAATTGATTACATTATAATGTATGTCGGGGTTTTTATTGCCGTGATTGTCCAAGCGATCTTCTTAATGCTACCTATTAATTTAAAAAACTGGGAAGACGACTACCTCTATGTACTAACTTATATTGGTTTGCAGGGTGTTTCTGCTGGTATCCTATTTATACTTGTTCCCTTCTTTCTAGAAATCCGTTCTTTGCAAACCAATACTCTGTGTTTTGTCATAATAGGTGTTTGTGTAATAGCAGCACTTAGAGCAATTAAGATCATTCCATTAGAGTTTACTTTTCCAGCGACAGCTCCTGTTATTCCTGCTCCAAAAATACTCTTTACTGATTTTCACAATCAACAGAGGTATTCAAACTTATCTGATTTTTCATTTGAAGAAGCCGATGGGGAGTTGCGTTACAATCAATTTAGGGAAAGATTGTTGAAAACTAGAGCAGAAGATAACGAAACCATTCTTGAAGAACTTATTGGGATGGAAAACAACATGCTAGATTAGTAAAAACATTGGATTGTCCCGCCATTTGAAATTGTCTTAAAATGCAGCTAACTTCTCTGGAAAAATTTAATTCTTTGACCTTAAAAGATGATTGCATTTTTTTTGGAATGTTTGTATCTATGCCCTTCACAGGAGCAAGAACTTCTTTACAAGTTATTCTTTCTGTGCTTATCCTACACATGATTTTTTTTTGTTTGTTTTTATTTTTGTTGCCTACACTGGAGGATTATACCGTGGCAAAGGAAAAATTTGAGCGTTCCAAGCCTCATATGAACATCGGTACCATTGGTCACGTTGACCACGGTAAGACCACTCTTACAGCTGCTATTTCTGCTGTTCTCGCTACAAGTCAAGGTAAAACTGCTACTAAATTTGATGAAATCGACAAAGCGCCAGAAGAAAAAGCTCGTGGTATTACCATTAACGCTTCCCACATTGAGTATGAAACTGCTAACCGCCACTATGCACACGTGGACTGTCCTGGTCACGCGGACTATGTAAAAAACATGATTACTGGTGCTGCGCAAATGGACGGTGCTATCCTTGTTTGTGCTGCGACTGATGGTCCAATGCCACAAACTCGTGAGCACATTTTGCTTGCTCGTCAGGTGAACGTTCCATACATCGTTGTATTTCTAAACAAATGCGACATCGCTGACCCTGAATTAACAGATCTAGTTGAAATGGAAATTCGTGAACTTTTAACTAAGTACAGTTTCCCAGGTGACGACACTCCTGTAATTCGCGGTTCTGCTTTAGGCGCGCTTCAAAATCCAGGCGATGCTAATAATGCAAAATGCATTTTAGATCTTATGGCTGCTGTTGACTCCTTTATTCAAGAGCCACCACGTCCAATCGACAAACCTTTCCTTATGCCAATTGAAGACGTGTTCTCAATTTCTGGCCGTGGTACTGTTTGTACTGGTCGTATTGAACAAGGTATTTGCCGTGTTGGTGAAGAGCTTGAAATCGTTGGAATCAAACCAACATCTAAGACAATTTGTACTGGTGTTGAAATGTTCCGTAAGGTTCTTGACCAAGGTCAAGCTGGTGACAACGTTGGTGTTCTTCTTCGTGGTACAAAACGTGAAGACGTTGAACGCGGACAAGTTCTTTCTAAGCCAGGTTCTATCAAACCTTTCAAAAAGTTTACTGCGCAAATCTACGTTCTTAATAAGGACGAAGGTGGACGCCATAAACCTTTCTTCAAAGGCTACCGTCCTCAATTCTACTTCCGTACTACTGACGTGACTGGTGTTGTTGACTTGCCAGCTAACGTGGAAATGGTTGTTCCTGGTGATAACGTTGAAATCACTGTTGAACTCATTACTCCAGTAGCAATGGAACCAGGTCTACGCTTCGCTATCCGTGAAGGTGGTCGTACTGTTGGTTCTGGTGCAGTTGGTAAATGCATTGAGTAATTTTTACTCTTCGCATTGTTAATGCAAAATAAGCTCTCTAGTTTTTCTAGGGAGTTTTTTTTTGCTTAAATTTTGATTGCGATTTTTCAATTTCAACTTTTATTTAAAAAATTAGCATCAATCTCTTTTTTGTGTTAAAAAGCCCAAAGATATTCAATAATTCTATCGAGGTGGCAATTTATGCAAATAAATTTACGGAAAATTAAAAAAATATGTTATTCCGCTGGTTTTTTAGCTCTTTGTTTTCCTTTTTTCCCCCCCTTTTTTCCTATTCCAGGTCAATTTTGGCAAAACTGTTTTGCTGCTCCTGCTCAAATAAAAACTCAAGCTCCCGGTTACTTTCGTCTTGCAGTAGGTGATTTTGAAGTAACAGCTTTATATGATGGGAATTTAAAACTCGAACACTCGCAAATTTTTAAAGGGGTAACGGCACCGGAAATAAAAAAACTACTAGAAAAAGTATTTATTACCGGAACAGAAGTAATCACTCCAATAAGTGCTTATTTAGTAAATACAGGTAGCAATTTAGTTTTAGTCGATGCAGGTGCTGCGAAGTGTTTTGGAGCAGGTGGTGGGAATTTAATAGATAGTATTAAAGCGGCTGGTTACAGCCCTGACCAAGTTGAAACTATTTATATCACGCATATGCATGGTGATCATGTTTGCGGATTGACTAGTGCAGATGGGAAAATGAATTTTCCAAATGCAACTGTCAGTCCTTCACAGGCGGAAGCTGATTTCTGGTTAAGTGAAAAAACTTATCAAACAGCTCCAGAGCAATTTAAGTCTTTTGTAAAAATGGCAGTTGATGCTGTAAAAGTTTATCGCGACAATAATAAATTTAAACCATTTGGCCCAAAAGATGCTTTGGTAAAAGGATTTACAGCTGTCCCAACATATGGACATACGCCCGGACATACAAGCTATCAAATTTCTTCGGGTAACGATTCGTTAATTGTAATTGGAGATATTATTCATAGCTATTCTACTCAATTTCCTAATCCAAAAATTGGAATTATGTTTGATAACGATGGAAAAAAAGCGATTGCCCAACGGGTGGGATTATTTGCTAATGCAGCTAAAAATAAAATATGGTTAAGCGGGGCTCACTTGCCTTTTCCAGGGATAGGTCATATTCGCAAAGAAGGAAAAGGATTCGCTTGGGTTCCTGTGGAATATGCTCCTTATGGAGTATCAAATTTTCGGAAATAAAAGTTTTTAAGATGAAGAAAAATATTGAACAAGTACCTACTAAATTAGTTAATTTAATAACACCTGCCGGATATAAAAAACTAACCGACGAATTTCAGCAATTGGCAAAAAAAGAACGCCCTATTGTTGTCCAAGAAGTTTCTGCAGCAGCAAAATTAGGTGATCGTTCTGAAAATGCGGAATACCAATATGGCAAAAAACGGTTGCGTGAAATCGACAGACGGCTACGTTTCCTTGACAAACGTATTTCTGCAGCTAGGGTTGTCGATCCAGGGGAACAATCGGGTGAAAAAGTTTTATTTGGGGCTACTGTAAAATTAGAAAATGCAGATGGCAAACTGTTTACTTACCAAATTGTTGGGGAAGATGAAGCTGATTTGAATTTAAAAAAAATAAGTTGGAAATCCCCTTTAGGACAAGAATTATTAAATAAAAAAAGAGGTGACATAGTTGTTGTTGAAGCCCCTGCAGGTGTGCGTGAATTTGAAATAATTGATTTTCAGTTTATTTAAGTTTTAGTTAAAATAATTGATTTTCCGTTTGTGTAAGTTTTTTGAACCAGGGAGGTTGCGGTGAAAACACAAGATATAGAATATCGTGTGCAAGATGTCACATGTCGAGGTTATTTAGTTGAACCTAAAGCACAAGGATTAAAACTACCTGGTGTTGTTATGTATACCGATTTTTGGGGATTAAACCCCAGACAAAAAAAAGTAGCTGAAAAACTTTCGCAAATGGGAATGGTGGTGTTGGTTGCTGACATGTATGGTGAACAACAAATTGGGACAACTTTTGAAGAGTCAGGCAAGCTCATGCATTCAGTTGTGGATCATGATGACATTTTTACAAGTCGTTTGCTTGCTCCCTTTGAACTGCTAAAGAGAAATTCGAATATTCATCCCAATAAATTATTTAGTATTGGTTATTGTTTTGGTGGAGTCTGTTCTTTGAAACTTGCCCGCATGGTTGATGATTTGCACGGTGCAATTTCAGTTCATGGCTTGTTAGCAACTAAAAATAGAGTTCAGCCCCATAAAAAAATGCCAAAACTTCTTGTTCTCCATGGGGCAAGAGATCCTATGGTGCCGCAAGAAGATATCGTTGCTTTTCAACAGGAAATGAACGCTTGTAATGCTGATTATACATTTATCGCTCACGGATTAAGTACACATGCTTTTACGAATGCTGATGCTGCAGGCACTGAAGCAACGGCCTATAATTTTCTCGCTGATAAACGTTCTGATCTTTATATTAAATCATTTATTTTCGAGCATTTTTCTTCTTAATAATTCTTGAAATTTTTCACACTCATCTGAGAAAATCATTGTGTTTAAAAAACCAGTTTGGAAGTTCAAGGCTTGGAATGAATCTTCTTTTAACTCTACAGCAAAAGCAATTGTAAAAAATATGGGATGAAGAAGTTTTTTCTGATCATCCCGAGTTTTTAATTCGTCTATGTAATATACCAAAGCAATATCATATAGATTTGGGCAGGACTTCTGCAGAAAAATATTACTAAATGGAAAATTATATAAATATTGAAATCCGTCCTTTGAAAAATCAAATAACCGCTTAAAATATTCAAATATATTTTGATTGAGAATTTCAGTACAATATTTTATAAAATTTAAATCATTACAATTAGTAGAAGTTAAAAAATGATTTTCTAGTTGCTGAATTGTCGGCATTTTTTTAGCGATTAATGGAATTTGAACTCTTCCAATATTTTCAAACCCTATCATAGATTGAAAAGTTCCATTAAAACGTTTAGAAATATGGCGTTCATTAAATATAATATTTATTTTATGCCAATTACTTAATGTTTTATCAATGTTTTTAGGTATAGATCGTACTAATTTTTTTCCTTCTTCAATTTGATTATAATTTAACTGAATTGACACTAAATTTAAAAAATAAGGTATTCTATATGAAAATAACAACATTTTTTTATAGGTATGAATGATAATTAAGCAAGTAATTTTTTTGCTTTGATAATGTGATATAGAGCATTTTTTGTTATAAAAATTAACTAAAAAATCATAAATTTTTTCTTTCCCTAAAAAAGAATCTAGATTGCATAATTTTTCTTCTTTTAATTCTGGTGTGAGAGAATAAAAATGAATTAAAAATATGATCCAAAAGCTTTTTTCATAAATGACATCTAAATTATTTTTTATTTTATGGATAAGTTCACATTTTTTATTAATAAAAATGTTAAATATTGTCGGATCTTTTGCGTTATAACATACTTTATTCATAGATTCGCAAATAGCTAATTCATCTTTAATATGATTTGCGATATGAATATAATTTTTGTCATTAATAAATTGAGTAAATTTATTAGCTGAGTTTTGTAAAATTTCATAAAAAGCTTGAGCTTCAATACAAGGAGCAGTTTTTTCTTCTAGTACTTCTTTGTAAATTTTTATACGAAATGAGGTGTAGTTGTTTTTGCCTTTTTTAAGAAGCTTATCAAATGTTTCTTTAAATAAATCAAGTTCATTACCCAAGAATTTTTTTAGACCAATGCGGGGATTATATAAAATAATATTTATTTTTTGATATTGATTATAAAGAAAGACGGCATAAAAATTTTCACTACAATTTTCTTTAATAAAATAAAATTTACTATATTTATTTTCTTGAATAAGTTGGGCTATTTCTCGATCAAGCAGTGTTGAAAACTTATTACTTTCAATCTCATGTTCAAATACGCTATCAATAATATAATCTGGAAACAGTTGGCCTATAATTGAGTTGTATTTTAAAAGAAGATCTTCTTGATTGCTGAGACAGTATTGAATATTATGTTTTGTTTCTTGGCATTTAATTAAAAAATTGATGTAATCTAAACGTTTTTCTTCAAAAAACATTTTAAAACTAGAAAGCTCACCATAAGTAAAGTAATCCTCTTTTACAAATTTTAAAAATAAACAGACTAGTGCGAAAGAAGAATTTTTTACCAATTCATCTACAATTCCCTTAGAATTTTTAATCGGCTCAAGGGTAAGGATATGCTTCTTGATCAAATTCTTATTGATCCTAGGCATGCTTTGAAAAAAGACCATAAATATACAACCTCCATATTGTTATTTATTTCTTCTAATTTTTTTATATTTTTTTGAAATCAGCAAAAAATATAAATCAATTTTTTATATAGAAATTTTTAAAAAAAGAAATACGCAACAGGAAGAATTTTCAAAAACTTCAACTTTAACTTTTTGCAGATTATTTATATTTTTCAAATAGGAGATTTTAGATAGACATGGAGGTGCCGATCGGATTTGAACCGATGTATAAACGATTTGCAATCGTTTGCGTAGCCGCTCCGCCACAGCACCTTGAGTGCAAGACGTATATCCCTTCTGTTTAGGCTTTGCAAGTGGGGATAGTAAAATTTTTGGGAATAATTCGCCTTAAGCTTTAAGATAAACTGCTTACATATTCTAACCATAAATTATCGAGTTCATGAAATAATGCAGGAAATTCATTGCTATAGAGCTCTCGGACAAATTCCATAGAAGAATTGGGGACATTGAAATGGGTGTTCCCACTGCGGGTTTCCCTATCAAAATAAATTTGCGAGGAAAACCTGTCACAGATATCAACGATAGCCAGCAAATGCCTATCTGTGGGCCAAGCTAATTGAAACCGTTTGCAAATGGTCTGCAGAATATCTTCTTCAATTTCTCTATGGAGTTTATCCACTTCTTTTTCCCGAATTTTTATAGGGTAAATAAGATCACTGGAATAAGCCTCCGCCAAATCATGTAATGCTGCAGCATGGTACAATTGAATGCGGTGGGTTTCTGGTAAATTTAATTTTGCTGCTAGAAGTCTGCACAAAAAAACCACTTGAAAAGTGTGTTCCCCCACACTCTCTGGAAAGTGATAACTCCAACCTTTATAACGGTAGTGTTCTTTTAATTTTTCTACCATACCTAAGAAGGTTCCTGAAAATCCAGAAATACCATCTTCTTGTAATCCTTTATTAGCCTCGTAAAATAATTCATCCAATAAATCGACCGCTTTTTTCCATTCAAGTCTTCTTGCAGGTGCTTTAATGGTTTCCTTGCAAGGATGCTTTTTAGCTAGAGATTGGCCAGCAAATATTTGTTTGCGTTTTTCATCGTAATGAGTTTTATGGCGTTCAGCTGCAAAATATTGATTACCAAGTAAACATTCTTTCTCAATATATAATTTTGACGCGAAAGCATCGACAAGTTCATGCAAGCCAAATAATTCGCTATTGCGAGTAGTCTCAATCCCTAAAGACTGTTCCGTTTCTTGCCAAATTTTTCCACGAATTTGATTATAAATATCTTTTACTTTGGGATGATTTTTTCGTAAATGATAACTAGGATCACCAAGTAAAGTCTTAGGAAGTTCTGCAAAAATAGACAATTCAATAAATTCGCATTGTTCTTCTATAGTTAAATTTAGATGAGGAGCTAAGATCATGCTCAATATAATTTGGGTGTAACCATGTTCTGCTGCGGATTGTTTCTTTATGCAAATGGAGTCGGAAAATAAAGGTAACGAGCAGATAATTTTTAATTTTCCTAATTTGCTTGGTAATAATTTATCCATAAATAAAAACCTTGTTAGGATAGAGAGTAATCATAACCTTTTGCATATTCTAAGTAACGCATTGTGGTTGCAAATATTTTTTCAAACTCTTCGTCTGTTACTTGACGAACAACTTTTGCGGGAGAACCCAATACTAAACTTCTGGGTGGAATTTTTACTCCTTGCGTGACAATGGCCCCTGCGCCAACTATCGATTGAGCTCCAACAACCGCACCATCCATTACAATAGCACCCATTCCTATGAGACAACCTTCTTCAATTGTACAACCATGGACTGTCGCTAAGTGACCTATACTCACATTTTTGGCTATAGAAGTAGGATATTTTTGATAAGTACAATGAATGATAGCCCCGTCTTGAATATTAGTATTTTCACCTACAAAAATAGTATGCACATCTCCACGGACAACTGCATTAAACCAAACACTACAATTGTCTTCTAACGTAACAGCGCCAGAAATCCTTGCGCCGCAGGCGAGAAAAACTGAATCTGCTATTTTAGGAAGAATGCCTTGATATGCAGTAATACTTGCCAACGGACTTCTATTTTTTTGTTTCCCTTTGCTCTGCGTCATAAAAAACCCTTTGTTTATTTCATTTTAAAAGTTTTAACCGATCTTTTTATGTGACAATTTTATTCTTAGTTTATTGGAAAATAGAAAAAACAATGAAACCGTTACATCTTGCAAGACAGCATTTTTTTTTCCAAATATCCTTAGGAATTGTTTTTGTTTTCTCTTTATTTGTTCCTTTAAAAGCAACAGGTCAAAATAATTCAAGTTTAAAAAAATCTGAGCCAATCTATCAAAATCCGTTTGATCTGGCTAGCGGCGGAGCTTCGCTAACTCGTGCAACCCAAGAAGGGGTCATGTTTTCCAATCCTAGTTTACCTGCTTTTGGGGAAGGGCATTTTCGTTGGATTTTTCTACGTAGTACTTTTAGTGTTGCTGAGGGAACAATAAAAACAGGCGCAGATCTGCTAAAATCAGCAAGCAGTGCAGGCTCAACATCGAGCTTAATTAACAATGCAGCAAGTGATTTATTTAAGTATCCAAATTATATCGGTTTAAGTAACGCTGCCGGAGTAATTACTTCTGAATTTGGAATAGCAGGTTTTGCTGCAAATAAATTATTTACCAATGGCAAGCGGTTTGGGAGCGTTGGTGTGCCGCAATTAGTGGTGCAAGATAATGGTTTTGCGGGTGTTGCAACAACCATGAGCACCGCATTTGGCGATCATCTCGCAATTGGGATTGGACCAAAATATATTTACAATGCGGAAGTAAACACAACTCTTTCGGTGAACGAAGTATTAAGTCCGTCTACTGCTTCTGCAAAATTAAGTAACGCCTTATTAACAGGTAATGCTCTCGCAGCAGATATAGGTTTTACCCTTCAACAACGCACAAAAAACTTTGACATTCGCTTGGCAGGTGTTGTCGCCGATGTAGGAAACACGACGTTTAATAGTGGACTTCCACCTTGGTTGCAAACATATAACGCAGGTTTGGGTTTTGCCGTGCATGACTTTACCAATGCTCTTCATTGTGCAGTTGATTATCGCGACATTACTGATGTTTACGGAGAAGATTTGCCTAAAAAAATATATATGGGCTGCAAAGCTTTGGTTACCAGAATATTTGGTTTTGGTTTTGGATATTTGCAAGGTTGGCCGAGTTACGGATTTGTTTTGAATTTATTTTTATTCCGCTTAGAAGCGGGTGTTTACACAAGAGATATTGCAAATCAAGCTGGGTTAGTTGGACAAAAAGTGTACTTTGTTTCTTTAGGTTTTGAGCTATGAAACAAAAAATTATTTTTGTTACAATATTTTGTTTTTCTGTAAATTTAGTTGGTTGTTCAGGCAATATTTTAGCCCGATATTCCACCCAAAAAAGTTTACAAGAACAAGCAGAATATGACATGCAAAATGGCGATTACACTGCAGCACAAACAAAATTACAAACTATTTTAGCTGGTGATCCATTAAATTATACCGCTGTTTCTATGTTAGCAGCTTGTTACGCTGCCATTGGTGGTGTTATATTAGTTGATATTTTAATTAAATCAGCCGTACAATCAACAAGTGGAAACAATTCAAATAGTAATTCTATTACGTTAGCTTCTTCAGTATTACCAACACCAACTCCAACTGTATTTGCACAAATGGCAATTGCTATTAACACTATGGCAACAATTCCACAAACTAGTTTAACTAGTGAAATGTCTTTTCAACAACAAATGTTTTTAGACTTGTATTTACTTTTGCAAATTCTTGATTTGATTAATACACTTCGTGCTGGTGGCACGTTAACAAATGCACAAATAACTCTTTTATTCAATACAATTGGTAATATCAATTCGGTTTCGGGAAGCAATAATAATCAAGTCAGTCAAGCCGTAAGTAATATTACAAATGGAATTAATAACTCCCCAGGAGCAAATCAAAATCAACAAGTTGCAAACTACTTAACCCCTTTTATCTAAAAAAATATTTTAAAACTAATTATTATCTATAAATTTTGTAATTCAATATTTTAAAAAATTGCATAAAAATAATTCATAATTAATATTTGTATATTTAAAATATTAATTTTATTAATTTAAAATATATTTTTAAAAAATTTTTATCTTATTAAAAAATTAAATTTAAGTTAAAAATAAAATATTAAAATTATTAAGATAACAGACTGAAATGGAAACCAAATTAATAAACTATTATTTTTTTAGATATTAAAATTAAAAATTATGATAAAATATGTAAAATTAATTATAATTTATATGCATTTTTTTTGACAAATTAATTTCATTTCGCTTATACATACAAAATTGCAAATATACGCATCCGTTACTTTGCAATTACAGCAATTTATATCTTTTGCTTTAAGTATTTTGTTTTTTTTAGGAGAAAAATACATGACAGTTCAAAAAACTTTAAAACTCACTGCACTTGGCTTGGGTATGGCAAGCATTGCATTAACGGGATGTAAAGGTAAAGATGGTGGTAATGGTGTTGATGGGAAGTCAAATATAGTTAATGGTGCAGGTGAGCCAGCAGTTCATCCTGAAACGAAAGAGCCTATTCGCGGCGGCTCACCTTTAGAAGAAGGATCTGACACTACTGTTACTCATAGATATAAAAATGATAAAGGTGAAGAAGTTTTAGTTACAACTACATACAATAAATCAAAACACAAACTAAAAATTGTAGCTTCTGATAGAATAG of Pigmentibacter sp. JX0631 contains these proteins:
- the mtnA gene encoding S-methyl-5-thioribose-1-phosphate isomerase produces the protein MPNSLEAIKYANGKLEILNQLLLPDQFVYEDCSDSTKGWNAIQQMKVRGAPAIAITAALCLACEVGQLKQQMSLQNLKQFIFDKLDYLCTSRPTAVNLFKMAEQMKALINKQTDVKYSDLLNSDQLAQFFIAQASGLLAKDIADNKAIGNFGADCFSHLNSVKILTHCNTGSLATAGYGTALGVIRSLFAKNKLAHAYATETRPYNQGARLTAFELVYEKIPATLITDSMAAFLMHEKGVDAVIVGADRVVANGDTANKVGTYQLAIAAHYHKIPFYVAAPSTSIDCSKLTGKEILIEERPAHELTHLHGKQISAPGISVWNPSFDITPANLITGIITEFGVIHKTGQEFQISNFLNAKI
- the mtnP gene encoding S-methyl-5'-thioadenosine phosphorylase; the encoded protein is MTETKNTFLAFIGGSGLYDLPGIQNVQEKEIETPFGKPSDKIITGEIDGRPIAFLPRHGRGHRFLPSEVNYRANIYALKKLGVTHIISVSAVGGLQEKTAPGTAVIPTQILDQTTGLRQRTFFGTGVVGHVSFAEPYCPELQKYIHAACLTEKIPTHFGGALVCIEGPRFSTRAESHYFRSKEAVIIGMTAMPEAILAREAEIPYATLAFVTDYDCWKEEEEPVTVEAVIAVLNKNVQTSKKIALEIHRSFPKQTENPIFSAAQNSIMTNIKLIPEETKKKLELLYGKYWK
- a CDS encoding glutathione S-transferase N-terminal domain-containing protein; the protein is MNIYTIPFCPFCFRVKLTTQIKNISLSEVSFLEIDLKNPPEKFVQLNPNKTVPTVEISSTQGLAESLVIMEYLDETFAAKTLLFGKDSTEKALNKYLIERLNNEVTGYLMACFFSCQSKVKFTQALEKLHLAYENLEKLLPKNSVFFGGNQLNAVDISFAPFFCYFYLTQLFRNEIFLPGKETKSFHYFNALRSDENIKKIILDNNFFKNHIEDCIKDKEEIQKIKKSSRALISNLPEAVAQLNNKLQNTFYKNITWHLKSNTSGPYILTNFKFSNYHQALNALEYLCDLQETSDHHTNFRLDNFTELAVEICTHQPKWGVTEMDLAFAEVLSTHIFN
- the tuf gene encoding elongation factor Tu encodes the protein MAKEKFERSKPHMNIGTIGHVDHGKTTLTAAISAVLATSQGKTATKFDEIDKAPEEKARGITINASHIEYETANRHYAHVDCPGHADYVKNMITGAAQMDGAILVCAATDGPMPQTREHILLARQVNVPYIVVFLNKCDIADPELTDLVEMEIRELLTKYSFPGDDTPVIRGSALGALQNPGDANNAKCILDLMAAVDSFIQEPPRPIDKPFLMPIEDVFSISGRGTVCTGRIEQGICRVGEELEIVGIKPTSKTICTGVEMFRKVLDQGQAGDNVGVLLRGTKREDVERGQVLSKPGSIKPFKKFTAQIYVLNKDEGGRHKPFFKGYRPQFYFRTTDVTGVVDLPANVEMVVPGDNVEITVELITPVAMEPGLRFAIREGGRTVGSGAVGKCIE
- a CDS encoding MBL fold metallo-hydrolase codes for the protein MQINLRKIKKICYSAGFLALCFPFFPPFFPIPGQFWQNCFAAPAQIKTQAPGYFRLAVGDFEVTALYDGNLKLEHSQIFKGVTAPEIKKLLEKVFITGTEVITPISAYLVNTGSNLVLVDAGAAKCFGAGGGNLIDSIKAAGYSPDQVETIYITHMHGDHVCGLTSADGKMNFPNATVSPSQAEADFWLSEKTYQTAPEQFKSFVKMAVDAVKVYRDNNKFKPFGPKDALVKGFTAVPTYGHTPGHTSYQISSGNDSLIVIGDIIHSYSTQFPNPKIGIMFDNDGKKAIAQRVGLFANAAKNKIWLSGAHLPFPGIGHIRKEGKGFAWVPVEYAPYGVSNFRK
- the greB gene encoding transcription elongation factor GreB → MKKNIEQVPTKLVNLITPAGYKKLTDEFQQLAKKERPIVVQEVSAAAKLGDRSENAEYQYGKKRLREIDRRLRFLDKRISAARVVDPGEQSGEKVLFGATVKLENADGKLFTYQIVGEDEADLNLKKISWKSPLGQELLNKKRGDIVVVEAPAGVREFEIIDFQFI